Below is a window of Chryseobacterium arthrosphaerae DNA.
TATGTATATTATGATACGATTGGCGAACTGTTTACGAAAATTAAAAAGACTTTCGGAAACGGGCATTTCCATCTTCATGAAGATATTATCCAGCTTGGATTCTGGCCGGGAGGTGACAGAGACGGAAATCCTTTTGTAACGGCAGATGTTACCAGAAGAGTGGCGGAAGAGCTTCGTTCAGCCATCCTCAAATCTTATTACAGTCACCTGAAATACATCAGAAGGAGATTAAGTTTCCGTGGCGTGGCTGAAGTTTTGACACAACTGAGCGAGGAGCTGTATGCTGCTATTTTTGATGGAAAAACCATCACAGCAGAAAATATCCTGAAAAAAGCAGATGAGGCGGAAAAAATCCTGATCAACGATCATAATTCTCTGTTTCTGGATCTCCTAGTAAACTTCAAAGACCGTGTGAAGATCTTCGGAACCCACTTTGCAACATTGGATATCCGCCAGGATAGCAGAATTCATCAGAAAGTGATTGATGAGGTCTTTGCTAAACTCTATGGAAATGAAGAAGCTACCCAGGAAGAAAAATTCAGTAAGCTGATTCAGGTTTCAGAGAAAGTGAATGCCGATGATTTTGAAGATATTGTAAAAGATACCTTACTGACGGTTTCCCAGGTTTCAGAAATTCAGAAACTGAATGGGTTGAGAGGGATGAACCGTTATATCATCTCCAATTCCGATGCTGTAAAAGATGTAATGAATGTGTACGCATTCTTTACAATCTGTGGGTATAAAGATGAAGACATCAATATGGACATCGTTCCGCTTTTTGAAACAATGGAAGGCCTTGCCAATGCCGAACATGTCATGAATGAGCTGTATCAGCATCCGGTCTATAAAAAGCACCTTGAAAAAAGAGGAAACCAGCAGACCATTATGCTTGGGTTCTCCGATGGTACCAAAGACGGAGGATATTTAAAGGCCAACTGGGAGATTTATAAGGCAAAAGAAGTCCTGACCAGACTTTCAGAACAGAATAATATCAAAGTGGTATTCTTCGATGGAAGAGGAGGGCCACCGGCAAGAGGGGGAGGAAAGACCCACGATTTCTATGCTTCTCAGGGAAAAACCATTGCCAATAACAAAATTGAGCTGACGATCCAGGGGCAGACCATTACCAGTATCTTCGGAAATAAAGAACAGGCAAAATATAACTTTGAGCAGCTCCTGACAGCCGGAGTTGAAAATGATGTGTTTAAGAATGCCAAAAAAGAGCTTACAGAGAAAGAAAGAGCCTTAATTATAGAGCTGGCAGATATCAGCTATCAGAAATACTCGGATCTGAAAGCCCATCCGATGTTTGTACCTTATCTTCAGGAAATGAGTACTCTGGAATATTACGGGAAAACGAATATAGGAAGCCGTCCGTCCAAGAGAGGAAACGGAAGTGAATTGAAATTTGAAGACCTGAGAGCCATTCCGTTTGTAGGATCATGGTCACAGCTGAAGCAGAATGTACCTGGGTTTTTCGGTTTTGGATATGCGATGCAGAAGATGAAAGAGCAGGGTAGGTTTGAGGAGGTGAGAGAACTTTACAAAGGTTCTGATTTCTTTAAAACATTAGTTCTGAATTCTATGATGAGTATGAACAAGTCTTATTTTCCCCTGACGTATTATATCAGAAACAATCCGAAATTCGGGGCATTCTGGAATGTACTCTTCGATGAATATGAGCTGTCCAGAGAAATCATGCTGGAACTTACAGGTTTCAAAATGCTTCAGGAAGAAGATCCTTTATCCAGAAAATCGGTGAAGATCCGTGAGAAGATTGTACTTCCGTTACTGAGTATTCAGCAATATGCATTAATGAAGATTCAGAAAGGAGAAGGAAATAAAGAGGCTTATGAAAAGCTGGTCACAAGATCATTGTTCGGAAATATCAATGCAAGCAGAAATTCAGCATAAATTTATTGAATACGGATTCTACGGTAATATAAACAGGAATGGGCTTTAGTCCATTCTTTTTTATTAAATAAACCATTGGCTTTAGCCAAAACATAGTAAACCTCCCGTCCATTAAACAAATTGAATACGGCTCAGTTTGTCCAATGGACGAGAGAAAAAATTATTCTTTTATAAACTTTTCATAATAAACTTTACCCTGAGTCTGAATTTTCAGATAATATACTCCTTTTGCAAAGTCATCAACTTTTACAGCTTTCCGGTTGCTGTTTTTTCTGATAAGTCTTCCCAGATTGTCATACACTTCAAGAGCCTGGATGTCATTTTCTGACACTACAGTCAGAATATTTTTAACAGGATTCGGGAATAAGGTCAAACGGTCTTTTTTTACAGTTTCAGAAGTATTGAGCACTGCGTTATACACGTTTCCGAAATTGAGAATGCCATATCCCATCTGATCGTTATGATTAGGATAAAGAGAAGCTGTTTGTCTCAGCCTGCTTCTGATCTGTTCCCGGTTCATCGTCGGGAAAGCCTGGATAAAGCATGCCACACCTCCGGCTGCAATCGGAGTAGAAATAGAAGTTCCGTTTACAATGATTGTAGTATTATCATAAACCGTTGTAGTAAAGGTTCCCTGGGCACTTCCGTCCGGTTTTACCACTCCCAGTGAATTAGGCCCGAAAGAGGAGAAATCCGAAGCATTTCCAGCAGAATCTACAGAACCGATAGAAAAAACTTTGGCATTGTCCGACGGCGTTGTAAGGTAATGCCATGGCTGTGTTCCTGAATTTCCGGCAGCCGCAAGTACAAAGATGCCTTTATTAGCTGCAATCTCGGCTCCACGGGCAATGAAGGAGGTATTTCCGTTCATATCTGCATAAGTATAATTGTACCGGGTATCATCAAAAACATGGTATCCAAGAGATGAAGTAATAATATCTACGCCTTTTCTGTCTGCTTCTTCAGCGGCTTCAATCCAGTAGATCTCTTCTTCAGGGACTTCAACCGCAGCATTTTCACTGCGGTAAAGGTAGAAATCAGCATCGGGTGCAGCTCCTACAAAGGTGTTTTCAATAAAACCGCCGATTGCTCCCAGCACCACGCTGCCATGAGTACTCAGAGAAGTATTATAGATATCTCCGGTTTTCGCAACGAAATCATAGGCGGCCTTTATCTGATTGCCGTTCCATAATCTTGAAAAAGCAGCTCCGGTATTTACGGTAGGAAATCCTGCATCAATAACGGCAATAGAAACGCCCGTTCCGGTATATCCTGCCAGGTGAAGCGGACGTATATTCACCTGGTCGATCTGTGCAGAACCTGATCCGTAATTAAAATTTGTCAGAATTTTGTTAAGACTTGTATCGTCCTTCCATTTGCTAGGTGCTTTTTTAAGCCCCGTTGAATTGCTGTTCCTCGCAAAACTTTCCACAGAATGTACAAAAGGCTGGGCCTGCAGCTGTGCTTTCTGCGCAGGAGTGGCATTGACCGCAGCACCATTGAGCCATTTGGAATAATCGGTAACCGTAAACCCTAAATTCTGTAAGTTTTGAAGGTATGAAGGTTCAATAGGAGCATCCTGATCATTCAGCGGAATTCCCAGGGCTGTGCGCCTGTTAAGCGACTTTTGGGAAAGTTCCGAGAGCGGATTGGCATAGAATGCGGCTTTATTGGGCTTGTCTGTGAAATAGACAAAAACAAGTTCAGTTTGTGCAGATACACTGAGGTAACCTGTTAGGAAACAAAAGAGTAAAAGTTTTTTCATATGATTAATTTGTATAAAGATAAAAACAAAATCAATAAAATTTTTGATAGGATATTAAATTCCTTATTTTTACAGAAATATTTGTTATATGAAAAAAATTCAGATGGTTGACTTGCAAAGTCAGTATTACAAAATAAAGAATGATGTAGACAATGCGGTTTTAAATGTAATGGATTCGGCGGCATTCATCAACGGTCCTGAAGTAAAGTCTTTCCAGAATGAATTGGAGTCTTATTTAGACGTAAAACACGTGATTCCTTGTGCCAATGGTACAGATGCATTACAGATTGCCCTGATGGCTTTAGATCTGAAAGAAGGAGACGAGATCATCACTGCAGATTTTACTTTTGCGGCTACTGTAGAAGTAATTCACCTGCTTAAATTAAAATCAGTACTGGTAGATGTGGATTATGATACCTTCACTATTTCTACAGAACAGATTAAAAAAGCGATTACGCCAAGAACAAAAGCGATCATTCCTGTACATATTTTTGGGCAGTGCGCCAATATGGAAGAGATTTTGAAAATTGCTGAAGAGCACAATTTATACGTAATTGAAGACAATGCTCAGGCAATCGGTTCAGAATATACATTCTCTGACGGAAGTGTAAAACAGGCCGGAACAATGGCTACTGTGGGTACAACCTCTTTCTTCCCGTCGAAAAACCTTGGATGCTATGGAGATGGTGGTGCAATCTTTACCAATAATGACGAATTGGCACACCGTTTAAGAGGGATCGTCAACCACGGAATGTACGAAAGATACTATCATGATGAGGTAGGTGTGAACTCCCGTTTAGACAGTATTCAGGCAGCTGTTTTAAGAAAAAAACTTCCACACCTTGACTCTTATAACGAAGCAAGAAGAAAAGCTGCAGATTACTATGATGAAGCATTCGCCGGAAACCCGAATATTCTTACTCCGAAAAGATCAGAAAACTCTACCCACGTATTCCACCAGTATACTTTAAGAATTCTGAATGGAAAGCGTAATGAACTTCAGAAATTTTTAACGGAAAAAGAAATTCCTGCAATGATCTACTATCCGGTAGCACTGAGAAAGCAGAAGGCTTACTTCCAGGAAAGCAACGCTGCAGACTTTGTGAATACAGACAAACTTCTGGATCAGGTGATTTCTTTACCGATGCATACGGAATTAGACGAAGAGCAGCTGAAGTATATTACGGATGCAGTGCTTGAGTTTATGAAATAATGAAAAATACAATATTTAAATATAGAATAATTGGAATCGTCATATTGGTATTTCAGTTGCTTTTATTTTTGTTTTTTGGCTTTGGCACTTACAGGTCTTTTTCAGAAATCAGTACAGAGAGGATCTTTTCAACAGAAAACTTTATTTTTCTCTTTACCCTGACGGTATTTATAAGTGCATTTTTAAGTCTGACAGCATTCTATAAAAGGAGAAAAGTTATTCTATATTTAAATATAAACTATATTTTAGTTTTATCGTTTTTTATTTTTGAATATATAAAGTTTATGATCGAAACCTCGTTTGAGGAGGTTGATGTTTTAATATTATTTCTGATTTTTTCTATTACATCAGCCTTTCTTTTGATGACAAATATTTTTAAAAATAAAAAAGTACAATTTTTAGAATTAGAAGATATAGGAAAACACAAAGATTAAAAATAAAATGGCAATACTTGTTACCGGAGGACTTGGATACATTGGTTCCCACACTGTAGTAGAACTTCTCAATAACGGCTTTGAAGTGGTTATTGTAGATGATTTATCCAACTCAGAAAGGTTTATTTTAAATAATATTGAGGAAATTACAGGCAAAAAGCCGGTTTTTTATCCTTTTGACCTGAGAAGAAAAGAACTTCTCAGCCAGGTTTTTGATGCCCATCAGATTGACGGGTGCATCAATTTTGCTGCTTCTAAAGCCGTGGGCGAGAGCCAGGTGAAGCCTGTGGATTATTATGAAAATAATCTATTCTCCCTTATCAATATCCTTCAGGAATTTAAAGAAAGGGAAATATCTAATTTTATTTTCAGCTCATCCTGTACGGTTTACGGGCAGGCAGATACAATGCCAATTGACGAAAGTACTCCTTTGAAAATGCCGGAAAGCGTATACGGAAAGACCAAACAGATGGGGGAAGAAATCCTGATCGATTTTGCAAAGGCCTATCACCGGAAAATATCGTTACTGAGATACTTCAACCCGATTGGGGCACATCCGTCTGCAAAGATCGGAGAATTGCCTTCGGGAATTCCTAATAATTTAGTACCTTACGTTATGCAAACGGCGGCTGGAATCCGTGAGAAACTAAGCGTATGGGGTAATGATTATGATACAGAAGACGGAACCCCGATCCGTGACTATATTTATGTGGTTGATCTGGCAAAAGCGCACGTGGCAGCATTAAAAAAGCTGATGAAAGACCCGTCCTCGGATGCTGTGATCGATACCTATAACCTGGGAACAGGAAAAGGCTCATCAGTATTGGAGGTTATCAGGGCATTTGAAGAGGCAAATGGAGTAGAGGTGCCTTATCAGATCTGTGCCAGAAGGGAAGGCGATATTACCATTGCCTATGCAGACCCGCAGAAAGCCGAAAAAGAGCTTCACTGGAAATCTGAAACTTCCCTGGAAGAATCTTTAAGAACAGTTTGGGAATGGCAGAAGTACCTGAATACCAGAAATTCATAAAACAGACAATTTAAAAACAACGATAAAACAAATTACAAAATATCTTCCCTGAATCTCCGGCCTTTTATGCATTTAAAAGAACCTTTGTTCCGGCGAAATTTTAATTAATTTTATATTAATATGAAGACACAAAGAATAGGTATTACATTTTCCTCATTTGATTTATTACATGCAGGGCACATCAAAATGCTTGAAGAAGCTAAGACCGTATGTGATTATTTAATCGTAGGACTTCAGATTGACCCGTCTCACGATCGTCCCAACAAAAACAAACCGAGCCAGACGATTGTAGAACGTTATATTCAGCTGAAAGCAGTAAATGCTGTAGACGAGATCATTCCGTATTATACAGAAGAAGACCTGCTGGATATTTTAAAATCATTCGTTATTGATGTAAGGATCATTGGTGACGATTATATGGACAGAGACTTTACAGGTAAGCAATACTGTGAAGAAAAAGGAATTGAGATCTTTTATAACAAAAGAGATCACAGGTTTTCCACCAGCGACCTGAGAAAAAGAATTTACGAAGCTGAAAAAGAGAAATACTCCAAAGCAGAACAGGTAAAATAAGAACAATAAAAAATAAAAAAATCCCGAAAATTAATTTTCGGGATTTTTTATTGTATTACATTGGACCGCCTTGCTGATCATCACCGGCCTCATTGGCATTGATGTCTTTTTTCTTTTTAGGCTGTTCTATCTTTTCACCCTGCTTAAATCTGTAGGTTAATGAAATAGAAAACTGCCTTGGCTGCCACTGCATATAATTTCTACGGGTATAATCACTGTTGAAGCTGTAAACTTCTCTGCTTCTTGTATTGAAGATATCCTGGATATTGAAGGAAATTGTTCCGTCTCCTTTCCAGATGGTTTTGGAAGCTCCAAGGTTCAGGGCATACATATCCTGTGTATCCTGGTTGGCCGATTTCTGTGCCCCTCTATAGAATCCCTGTAACTGTACACTTAAAGTTTTATCAAGCTTGAAGGTTGTGTTAAGACGGGCTCTGGTAGAAAAACCGCTTCCGGTAAAATTCATATCACCTACTTTGGCATTACCATTCTTGTCCTTCGCATCATAATAAGCAATTCCGGTGGTTTTATATCCGAACATATCCAAACTACCCATTATTTTTAACCATGCGAAAGGATCATACGTGAAGTTAAGGTCTAAACCATAACGGTCATCATTACCAAGGTTGATAGGTTTCGTATAGAAAACACTCTTACTTTCATCCGGTCTGTACACAAGCATTTTGGTATCATCCGTGGCATGTCTGTAGTACAGGGTAGGGTTTACCGTGAATTTCTTTCTGGTGATGTTATAACCTACCTCAAATGAGTCTACATAAGACGGGTTCAGGTCAATATTCCCTTCAAAAATATTCTGGCTGTTGCTGTAATTGGGGAAAGGAACCATGAAGAATGACCTTGGTCTGTCAATTCTTCTGGAATAGTTGACCAAAATCTGATTGTTCTTAGATACATCATAGCTTAAGAAAACACTCGGGAACAGATTGTTGTAATTCTTTGTTTTGTTCAAAGGTTCTTTTTCCGGGTTTTGGCTGATGTAATTGATCTTCACATTGGAAAGCTCATCCCTTAATCCAAGCTGATAGGCAAAATTTCCGATCTTACTTTTAAACTGCAGATAAAATGCATTGAAAGTCTCCCTGTAATCCGTATTGTTATTAAAATCCGAAATAAAAGGGTTGTTTGAAGTACTGCTTACAAAATTGTCATACTTATTGTCGTTGATGTCTATTCTGTATCCTGCTTCAAGCTTAGATTTCTCACCTATTGGAAGTTCATAATCGGCTTTTCCTATAACCGTTTTGCTTACAGAATGTCTTCTGGTCACATCGTGGATGTCAGGCAGAAGGTCATTTGTTTCCAGAATGTCTGCATTGTTGTTGCTTCTGTTTCTCTGTAAACTCAATGATACGGATAAGTTCTGACCTTTATCATCAAATTTATGATCCAATCCCAGATCTCCCTGGAATGCCAGGTTGTTGAAGACACTCTTGGAATCTCTCAGCCCGAAAGGGTTTAACAGCTTCCAGGTTCCCGCTACACCTTCTGGATCAGAAGAATCTTTAAAGAAACGGTGAAAACTTTCTTCCGTATTCAGCAGTTCATTTCCATCCCCTTCAAATGTTCTTACCAAACCTGTTAGGTTGATCGACGTTTTTTCAGACAGATCATGCACAAAACCGGCACTTACGTTATAATTTTTGTTATAGGTTTTATTCGTGGAATTTTGCAGCTGATGAAGAAGAACATCGTTAGGCTGTTCACCTTTTACGATTTTCGGGAAATTAATGCTGTGGTAAGTCGTTTCAGAATTATTTTTTGTCTTATTTTCAGTGTAACCGCCGCCGCCGTTCAGAAACCAGGTCCAGTTGTTTTTTCTCCAGCTCAAATTGGTGTTAAGGGAGGTTCTCGGGAAATATCCCAACGATCCTACAACACTACCGTTGAATCCTACTTTCTTGCTCTTTTTAAGGATAATATTCAGAATTCCCGAAGTTCCGCTGGCTTCAAATTTAGAAGAAGGGTTGGTGATCACTTCAATTCTTTCAATCTGATCTGCCGGAATACTCTGCAAAGCATTGGCGCCGTCATCAATTCCCAGAAGGGCAGAAGGTTTCCCGTTGATCAGGAATTTTACATTGGTGCTTCCTCTCATGGAAACCGTTCCGTCAGTATCCACAGAAACCGAAGGAACATTCGTAAGGACATCCTGAAGGCTTCCTCCTTTACTTACAATATCCTGTGAAGGATCATATGTTTTTTTATCAAGCTCTACCTTGTAAGGCTTTGCTGCAGATGCCGTAATAACGACTCCCTGAATCTCTTTGGTTTTGCCATCAATAGTAGTTGTAGCTTCAGGTTCTATAGATAATGCACCAATATTACCTGCTGCAGTAATATTTTTGCTGACCACACTTTTCTTGTAGTCAATAGCCTCTACTGTAATGTCGTAATCTCCGGGAGCAAGCTGAAGTTTGTACTGCCCCTTTTCATCAGTAAGAACCGCGTCACTCAACGCAGTGTTGGCCTTATTGCTGAAAGTAACGGAGGCATAAGGAACCGGCTGGTTCTTCTTATTGACAATCGTTCCCGAAACGCCTGCTTTCTCCTGGGCAAAGGCCATAGCCGCTGCCGAAAGTACCAAGGTAAGCCCTAAAGTTTTTCTGGTGAAAATACCGACAATTTCTGTCTTATTCTTCATAGGTTATTTTTTTGTATAAAATCGTGAAAGGATAACCCTTAATATTTTGAATTTCTATATCAACCTGATTTTCAAAATATTATGATTTGTTTATTGTTTTTTAGCTGTATAAAATTTTAGGTGCCTGCTAAACTTATTTTATATTCCTGGAGTTGAGCCAGTCCTGATAAGCTTTTGCATTTACAGCATGCTCTTCAGCACTAGCCGTAAACTTATGATATCCGAATCTTGCAGGATCGGCACACATGAATATATAATTGTTGTTTTCCGCATTCAAAACAGCATCTACCGAATTTTTATCTACCACACAGATCGGTCCCGGAGGAATTCCTGCATTAGCATAAGTGTTGTACGGCGATGGCGTAGACAGATGCTTATATAATACTCTTTTTATAGGTTCTTTAAAATTAGTCTGTTTATTGATTGCATAGATCACCGTGGGATCAGACTGAAGTTTCATTCCTTTTCTGTAACGGTTCAGGTATAACCCGGCAATCGTCTTCATTTCATCTTTTTTTCCTCCGGATTCTTTATAAACAATGGAAGCCAGTGCATAGATCTGGTCTCTTGTAAGACCGGACTGCTGCTCCTTATTCTTTCTTTCACCGGTCCAGAAACTATTGTACTGATCTTCGAATTTTGCAAAAAATTCTCTCGGACTTACTGTCCAGAAAAAATTATACGTATCGATGAAAAAATATTTCTTTAAATCTTCAACATTTTTATACCCCTTCGCCTGGGCAACAACATCCAGATCATTTACGAAATGTAATGAATCAATCTCCGTTTTTTTGCTCACCTTTCCGATCATCTGATACATATCTCCAAAATCCCCGATTCTGAAAGAATTTGCAGTCTGGTTACCTGCTTTGATCATATTCACAAGGTCCGTATTTCCTGTTCCGCTTTTGATCTGGTAACGCCCCGCTTTGAAATTGGCAGGAAGACCTTTGTCCTTAGCGACCGCCTCAAAAGATTCCTTATCCTTAATATAGGGGGCAACAGAATCAAGGATCTGTTTGAAACCCGCATTGTGGGGGATCAGAACATAGCCTTCTTTTTCTACGTTATTCCCGAAGTATTTATTATAAAATCTCAAACCAAAAAATCCTGCGACTACAAAAACCAGCAGAATGATAATGAGAATAGCTTTTTTCATTCTTATTAAATGTTGATTAAAAGTCTTCTGTTTTTAAAGAATATCTGTTTTACCTCTAAAAACCTGCTTTGCAGGGCCCTCCAGCCATATGTTCTGGAAAGAATCTCCGTTTTTTTCAGCATATACCTTAAGGTTACCCCCCAAAGTTTTAACTTTTACAGAGGTTAGATGGTGCTTTTGAAGAAAAGTTAAAGCGGAAGCCGTAACTCCTGTCCCGCAACTGTAAGTTTCGTCCTCAACGCCTCGTTCATAGGTTCTTACAAAAATTTCCTGATCCGAAATTTTTTCCACAAAGTTCACATTGATCCCTTTTTCTCTGTAATTTTCAGAATTTCTGATCCCGTTTCCTTCGGTATACACGTTATAATCCGAAAGATTTTCTACATATTTTACATAATGAGGAGATCCGGTGTTCAGCACAAAATCATTTCCGTCGTGAGAAATCGTATCTACATTGATCATTTTCAGTTTAATGATTCCGTTGTGTACTTCTGCTTCATGTTCTCCGTCTATCGCCATGAACTTACATTTATCCTCAAAAATATCCAGGAAAAAAGCAAAAGCTACCAGGCATCTTCCTCCGTTTCCGCACATTGTACTCTCTCCGCCGTCAGAATTGTAGTAGACCATTTTAAAATCATAATCCGGATCATTTTCAAGCAGGATAAGCCCGTCAGCTCCTATCCCAAAACGTCTGTCACATAGTTTTTCAATGATTGTTTTATCTTTTGGAAACTGAAGGTCACGGTTGTCTACCATCACAAAATCATTTCCTGTTCCCTGATATTTATAGAATTCCATACTTTTTTTGTCTAAATGAAGCAGCAAAATTAATATATTTAAAATGAAAAACGAACAGTGTTAACTGTTCGTTTCCTTATTTATAATCGTTTTATCTAAATTATCTGAAGCCTCTTCCGCTGCTCTGTCTGTTGGCATCGCTGCTTTGGCTGCTTGAGCTGTTTCTGAACCCGCTGGATGATTCTGATCTCGTACTGCTTTCGCTGTTTCTGAATCCGCCACTGTTCTGGTTTCTGAACCCGCCACTGTTTTGGTTGTTCTGAGAACCGCTGCTTTGGTTTCTGAATCCGCTGTTACCGCTGCTGTTCTGATTTCTGAACCCGCCACTGTTTTGGTTATTCTGATTTCCCTGGCTGTTCTGGTTTCTGAACCCGCTGTTATTATTGGAGTTTCTGTTATTATTGAATCCCCCGCTATTATTATTGTATGATCCGTTATTATTCCTGAAACCGTTGTTAGGTCTCTGGGTGGTGGTTGTGGAAGACCTTCTTTCCACA
It encodes the following:
- a CDS encoding phosphoenolpyruvate carboxylase is translated as MRHDQRTEKFRQIVENKFQIYNSLFMSLPYDKMTNIGMLLPFLCEESKIGYEAGKTPEEIVEEFFKNHTDLQTEEQKLELLFKIIQYIERQVVLFDSIEDAAFPNLHSESDSGTVTNLFERSFQDHKIEKVREKLKDFSVKVVFTAHPTQFYPSSVQRIIQDLRGAITSDSVTQIDMLLQQLGKTPFVNKEKPTPIDEALSIISYLRYVYYDTIGELFTKIKKTFGNGHFHLHEDIIQLGFWPGGDRDGNPFVTADVTRRVAEELRSAILKSYYSHLKYIRRRLSFRGVAEVLTQLSEELYAAIFDGKTITAENILKKADEAEKILINDHNSLFLDLLVNFKDRVKIFGTHFATLDIRQDSRIHQKVIDEVFAKLYGNEEATQEEKFSKLIQVSEKVNADDFEDIVKDTLLTVSQVSEIQKLNGLRGMNRYIISNSDAVKDVMNVYAFFTICGYKDEDINMDIVPLFETMEGLANAEHVMNELYQHPVYKKHLEKRGNQQTIMLGFSDGTKDGGYLKANWEIYKAKEVLTRLSEQNNIKVVFFDGRGGPPARGGGKTHDFYASQGKTIANNKIELTIQGQTITSIFGNKEQAKYNFEQLLTAGVENDVFKNAKKELTEKERALIIELADISYQKYSDLKAHPMFVPYLQEMSTLEYYGKTNIGSRPSKRGNGSELKFEDLRAIPFVGSWSQLKQNVPGFFGFGYAMQKMKEQGRFEEVRELYKGSDFFKTLVLNSMMSMNKSYFPLTYYIRNNPKFGAFWNVLFDEYELSREIMLELTGFKMLQEEDPLSRKSVKIREKIVLPLLSIQQYALMKIQKGEGNKEAYEKLVTRSLFGNINASRNSA
- a CDS encoding S8 family peptidase; the protein is MKKLLLFCFLTGYLSVSAQTELVFVYFTDKPNKAAFYANPLSELSQKSLNRRTALGIPLNDQDAPIEPSYLQNLQNLGFTVTDYSKWLNGAAVNATPAQKAQLQAQPFVHSVESFARNSNSTGLKKAPSKWKDDTSLNKILTNFNYGSGSAQIDQVNIRPLHLAGYTGTGVSIAVIDAGFPTVNTGAAFSRLWNGNQIKAAYDFVAKTGDIYNTSLSTHGSVVLGAIGGFIENTFVGAAPDADFYLYRSENAAVEVPEEEIYWIEAAEEADRKGVDIITSSLGYHVFDDTRYNYTYADMNGNTSFIARGAEIAANKGIFVLAAAGNSGTQPWHYLTTPSDNAKVFSIGSVDSAGNASDFSSFGPNSLGVVKPDGSAQGTFTTTVYDNTTIIVNGTSISTPIAAGGVACFIQAFPTMNREQIRSRLRQTASLYPNHNDQMGYGILNFGNVYNAVLNTSETVKKDRLTLFPNPVKNILTVVSENDIQALEVYDNLGRLIRKNSNRKAVKVDDFAKGVYYLKIQTQGKVYYEKFIKE
- a CDS encoding DegT/DnrJ/EryC1/StrS family aminotransferase; this encodes MKKIQMVDLQSQYYKIKNDVDNAVLNVMDSAAFINGPEVKSFQNELESYLDVKHVIPCANGTDALQIALMALDLKEGDEIITADFTFAATVEVIHLLKLKSVLVDVDYDTFTISTEQIKKAITPRTKAIIPVHIFGQCANMEEILKIAEEHNLYVIEDNAQAIGSEYTFSDGSVKQAGTMATVGTTSFFPSKNLGCYGDGGAIFTNNDELAHRLRGIVNHGMYERYYHDEVGVNSRLDSIQAAVLRKKLPHLDSYNEARRKAADYYDEAFAGNPNILTPKRSENSTHVFHQYTLRILNGKRNELQKFLTEKEIPAMIYYPVALRKQKAYFQESNAADFVNTDKLLDQVISLPMHTELDEEQLKYITDAVLEFMK
- the galE gene encoding UDP-glucose 4-epimerase GalE, producing the protein MAILVTGGLGYIGSHTVVELLNNGFEVVIVDDLSNSERFILNNIEEITGKKPVFYPFDLRRKELLSQVFDAHQIDGCINFAASKAVGESQVKPVDYYENNLFSLINILQEFKEREISNFIFSSSCTVYGQADTMPIDESTPLKMPESVYGKTKQMGEEILIDFAKAYHRKISLLRYFNPIGAHPSAKIGELPSGIPNNLVPYVMQTAAGIREKLSVWGNDYDTEDGTPIRDYIYVVDLAKAHVAALKKLMKDPSSDAVIDTYNLGTGKGSSVLEVIRAFEEANGVEVPYQICARREGDITIAYADPQKAEKELHWKSETSLEESLRTVWEWQKYLNTRNS
- a CDS encoding adenylyltransferase/cytidyltransferase family protein; this encodes MKTQRIGITFSSFDLLHAGHIKMLEEAKTVCDYLIVGLQIDPSHDRPNKNKPSQTIVERYIQLKAVNAVDEIIPYYTEEDLLDILKSFVIDVRIIGDDYMDRDFTGKQYCEEKGIEIFYNKRDHRFSTSDLRKRIYEAEKEKYSKAEQVK
- a CDS encoding TonB-dependent receptor; the encoded protein is MKNKTEIVGIFTRKTLGLTLVLSAAAMAFAQEKAGVSGTIVNKKNQPVPYASVTFSNKANTALSDAVLTDEKGQYKLQLAPGDYDITVEAIDYKKSVVSKNITAAGNIGALSIEPEATTTIDGKTKEIQGVVITASAAKPYKVELDKKTYDPSQDIVSKGGSLQDVLTNVPSVSVDTDGTVSMRGSTNVKFLINGKPSALLGIDDGANALQSIPADQIERIEVITNPSSKFEASGTSGILNIILKKSKKVGFNGSVVGSLGYFPRTSLNTNLSWRKNNWTWFLNGGGGYTENKTKNNSETTYHSINFPKIVKGEQPNDVLLHQLQNSTNKTYNKNYNVSAGFVHDLSEKTSINLTGLVRTFEGDGNELLNTEESFHRFFKDSSDPEGVAGTWKLLNPFGLRDSKSVFNNLAFQGDLGLDHKFDDKGQNLSVSLSLQRNRSNNNADILETNDLLPDIHDVTRRHSVSKTVIGKADYELPIGEKSKLEAGYRIDINDNKYDNFVSSTSNNPFISDFNNNTDYRETFNAFYLQFKSKIGNFAYQLGLRDELSNVKINYISQNPEKEPLNKTKNYNNLFPSVFLSYDVSKNNQILVNYSRRIDRPRSFFMVPFPNYSNSQNIFEGNIDLNPSYVDSFEVGYNITRKKFTVNPTLYYRHATDDTKMLVYRPDESKSVFYTKPINLGNDDRYGLDLNFTYDPFAWLKIMGSLDMFGYKTTGIAYYDAKDKNGNAKVGDMNFTGSGFSTRARLNTTFKLDKTLSVQLQGFYRGAQKSANQDTQDMYALNLGASKTIWKGDGTISFNIQDIFNTRSREVYSFNSDYTRRNYMQWQPRQFSISLTYRFKQGEKIEQPKKKKDINANEAGDDQQGGPM
- the mltG gene encoding endolytic transglycosylase MltG, encoding MKKAILIIILLVFVVAGFFGLRFYNKYFGNNVEKEGYVLIPHNAGFKQILDSVAPYIKDKESFEAVAKDKGLPANFKAGRYQIKSGTGNTDLVNMIKAGNQTANSFRIGDFGDMYQMIGKVSKKTEIDSLHFVNDLDVVAQAKGYKNVEDLKKYFFIDTYNFFWTVSPREFFAKFEDQYNSFWTGERKNKEQQSGLTRDQIYALASIVYKESGGKKDEMKTIAGLYLNRYRKGMKLQSDPTVIYAINKQTNFKEPIKRVLYKHLSTPSPYNTYANAGIPPGPICVVDKNSVDAVLNAENNNYIFMCADPARFGYHKFTASAEEHAVNAKAYQDWLNSRNIK